From Rutidosis leptorrhynchoides isolate AG116_Rl617_1_P2 chromosome 3, CSIRO_AGI_Rlap_v1, whole genome shotgun sequence, a single genomic window includes:
- the LOC139901982 gene encoding uncharacterized protein, whose protein sequence is MTLALRQLAYGTAADMFDEYLKMSEQTSILCLDNFCKCIITLYKERYMRSSNAYDVQRLYSKHEEKHDFKGMLGSIDCMHWEWKNCPVALKGQYTRGDHKKPTIMLEAVASYDLWI, encoded by the coding sequence ATGACTTTGGCTCTACGCCAATTGGCGTATGGAACTGCCGCCGACATGTTTGATGAATATTTAAAAATGAGTGAGCAAACCTCAATACTTTGTTTAGATAACTTTTGTAAATGTATTATTACATTATACAAAGAACGTTACATGAGATCTTCCAATGCATACGATGTTCAACGATTATATAGTAAACATGAGGAGAAACATGATTTTAAGGGTATGCTCGggagtattgattgtatgcattgggagtgGAAGAATTGTCCAGTTGCTTTGAAGGGACAATACACTAGGGGTGATCATAAGAAACCTACCATTATGCTTGAAGCAGTTGCTTCGTATGACTTGTGGATTTAG
- the LOC139901983 gene encoding uncharacterized protein — protein sequence MAGSNNDINVLNQSYVFDKLKKGTSPLAPFEVNGNQYTKGYYLADGIYPDWATLVKGFACPTDDPRIKFTRFQASARKDVNRAFGVLQGRFHILRLAAHTMSVNKMRRVMDCCIILHNMILEDQGFALSDWEEEFITEDMENRPERISNRGRDQDIIIREIRDRTVHDQLTDDLVEHIWNLPSAFRTMNG from the coding sequence ATGGCGGGTTCCAACAATGATATAAATGTTTTGAATCAATCATATGTTTTTGATAAACTTAAAAAAGGAACATCTCCACTAGCACCATTTGAGGTAAACGGTAATCAGTACACAAAAGGCTATTACCTAGCTGACGGTATATATCCTGACTGGGCTACTCTAGTCAAAGGTTTTGCGTGTCCGACAGATGATCCAAGGATTAAGTTTACTAGGTTTCAAGCAAGTGCCCGAAAGGATGTAAATAGGGCATTTGGGGTTCTTCAAGGTCGATTTCATATTTTAAGGTTAGCAGCACACACTATGTCGGTAAACAAGATGCGGAGAGTTATGGACTGTTGTATCATATTACATAATATGATTTTGGAAGATCAAGGATTTGCGTTAAGTGATTGGGAGGAAGAGTTCATTACTGAAGATATGGAGAATCGTCCAGAACGGATATCGAATAGAGGACGGGATCAAGACATTATCATCCGAGAAATAAGAGATAGGACGGTGCACGACCAACTAACCGATGATCTAGTTGAGCATATTTGGAACCTTCCGTCCGCATTCCGCACCATGAATGGTTAA